In a single window of the Nicotiana tomentosiformis chromosome 8, ASM39032v3, whole genome shotgun sequence genome:
- the LOC138897685 gene encoding uncharacterized protein, translating to MGIVEVSGVVFTTFQLSGAAYQWWQAYEEARPADAAPLTCTQFSEMFLREFVPQTLRDAWRTEFEQLHQGTMTVLEYAIRFSELSLHAPTLVPTIREQVRRFIEGISYGLRFSMAWELETDTPFQQVVENSRRLQRIRGEESEDKEAKKSRGSGGFS from the coding sequence atgggtattgtggaggtgagcggagttgttTTTACAacatttcagttgtcaggagcagcgtatcaatggtggcaagcTTATGAGGAGGCTAGGCCGGCTGATGCAGCACCACTTACTTgcactcagttttcagagatgtttttgagggagtttgttccccagaccctcagGGATGCGTGGCGCACGGAGTTCGAGCAGCTgcatcagggcaccatgacggtgttggagtatgccatcaggttcagtgagttatcccttcatgcacctactttggttcctacgaTCAGAGAGCAAGTCCGCAGATTTATCGAGGGGatcagttatggtcttagatttagcatggcttgggagttggagactgatactccatttcagcaggttgtGGAGAATTCCAGGAGGTTACAGCGTATTCGGGGTGAGGAGAGTGAGGATAAAGAGGCCAAGaagtctcgaggttctggaggattcagttGA